ATAATATCAGGTAAGAATATGTAGGGGTGAATCCATGGCTAATtaggaaatgttaaaaatgagtgaaaaaataaatgggttataaaaagggtaaaattggaaataTAAGTATTTTGTAGGGGTGAAGGTATAAATGTATGGGTATAGGGTACAATTTCCTTTATCAAAACATACAAAGCATTGGGCTTTGATAGCATATATCACAGCTTGGGCCTtacaaatggaaaaaaaaatgaaaattgcttttcaacACCTCGATTTTCTTTTTGATCGGATCGTAACTTTCGATCAGCTATTTTTATGTGTTAAAAGCCGATCGAGTGTAACTTTGGCAATGTATTTTCAGCAAAGCGAACAATTTTAAGGTGCCTAAAAAgcaattgtcaaaaaatatttttctaagcCCAGCATGAGTATGTATGGTAACGACAAGTTGGGCATccacttgttttctttttctgaaggATTGGGTATCTACTTGTTGCGAAGGCAAAACTGATAAATAGATGATGCGTGAAACTTGAGAAAGATCttacattaaaaaatgtttatgaaaaCACAAACATTTCGTCAAAGCTAAGCTTAAGCCAAGTTCTCATATTTTTGGATCTCACGAGCTGAACATGATTTTTGTCTACCAAAAGTATGACCAAGTTCAATTTATTTGCACATGAAGAAGCAACCTATCATATCCCAGCATTTGTTACTTGTATGGACCATCCTCGTGGCAATAAGTTTATGCTTAGATATAGATGTAAAAGCTTAGAagaatttttctttattattgggatttacaatattttaaattttcaataaaaaaacaaaagtagtCCCACACTCATGAGCATCACCTAAAAGGGTTCCAAAAGTGGGCGCAAATTAAGGAAAATTCCTCAATATTCCTCAAAAGTGAAAGAAACGGCCTTTGGTCCAGCCATAAAGATTAAAATTATGACTGTATTCAATGGGAACTTTCCATAGcttaaaaagttaaatgtcAAATTCTTAAtccaatgttatttgaacaaccatttcttATGACAACCTTTTGAACAAttaaattatacaaagaaatttaggtagtgacacaaaaatcaaagcaatagagagataaagtagaatgataatgtgagtatgaaagagaaagttgtcacaaaagttgtcaaaaaatggttgttcaaatatcatttctcttcttaatatatactccctccatcccaaattgtatgacgttttggacattttacacgtattaagaaatgtaattaattttgtgttggaaagggatattatgaattgttttataaaattgtcctTAGTAAATGATataggaaaaataaatgaatgacttggaagaagagaaagtagtaaatagttaaggatataataagaaaaataatattaatgcttcattggtattgtaaagcgacgtAGAAtttaggacaaatttttttccaaagcaaCGTACAATGGAGGAATTAACTCACTTTTTCTTTGTTCCACGCAGATGTTGCTTCCATATTTTActacatatatattttctcaATCTTTCATAAATTTCTGATTCAGATAGGGTGTGTATTTCACCAGTAGTACTGCTAGTAAATATAGATTTTATAACTAAAGGATTCATTGAATCAAATATGGATTTTATAACTAAATGATTGAGTTCCTCTAAAAAATTAAGTGATTGAATTTACTTAGTTAACATATTTACTTTATATACAAATTGTTTGAATATGTTCCCTATAAAGataaattgtttcaaaaatcCAAGTTTAAATTCTTgttgtaacatttttttgttggaCTTTGTTTTTTACTTCTCAGATGACTCTGGTTGTAACAAGATTTTACGGTAacatttaataaaagaaaaagaaagattttACGATGATGAttgttatttttagtgtttattaTCCCTACAATTCTTGGGGAAAATGAATCATGATAATCCAGAGTTTGACTGAGAGGTAAGTAACGTCTGATAAAAACTATTATGCacaaaaattaaactcaaaCTCTTCTAAACAATTTATCAGCAATTACTTGGTTACGATGACGATGATAGaatcatataaaaatatcaattttcatGTGATATATACgatgtaaaaatattaacatagtCTCTTGAGCTGAcactaataatatataattcttaTATAGTTAGTTCAATGCAAGTCAGTTAAGTGGAAAGAATGTGACTTCTATAAATCTAATATGACAGTTgtaaaatgataattaataggtaaattctatggtacacccaaagatatgagtgtattggtacaccaaattattaaattaatagttaaatgtgttattttttgaagagaaaaattgttttctatcacctataattataataattaaatcttatttatcaaaaacatcgacgaaataaaatttgatttttctgaatttttagtactcgtaatagagaattttgattattttttacaataaatgtaaaaaaattagtatgatttttataaacaatgaaatgatgttttttttcttatgaaatgatattttctaaaatataaatatcaacaaatagctttttatttcataaaaatgatagttaatttataaatttttgaagtaagagtaccggtacaccttaatttacgggtgtaccgtagaagttccctaattaatatttgtataataataataattttctctttttcaagCCAGAAGCCAAACTAATGATGGAGATGTTGAGAAAGGTCGTGACAACAAGGTGAATAAAGTACTATTAGGGCATTAGTTTAACTGATTAAAATATGTTAGATGTGGAGGTGCAATAGAATTTTACCACCTTGCTGAATACTAAGGTTAAAGGGTGCAGAAATAATTGCACAGTAGGGTAATTATCGTTTTTTAACTAAGAACTCAATGCTGCAATTATTGAATTCATTCAGCTCCATCCCATTCCAAAATGGTTAATAAGtaggcttttatctttttttaaataaaattgcaaCTAAAGAAACACACCAACTTGTACCCAAAATAAGAAAACCACACACAACTAATAACCGTTGattgatatattaattatatatgcTATAAATAAGCACAGCCATATGTTTTCCGTTGAAGATGCATATACTTTTCATATCCATTATCTTGTATGAATGAATTTCCCACATTTAATGCAGAATGGAGTAGAGCACATGTACACTTCTATATAATAATGATTTTGTTGGAAGTATAGATATATAAGtataaagaaatgaagaaaaactgAATGATGACTTGAACTATTATTGATGAGGAATAGAATAtgtatacaaaaaaaaactgataagGTTGAACACCTAACCAACCTACAAGTAAGATAACTACAATAACATAATAAAAGGAACCTCTAACAAACTAGCTAGTGAATTGTTCTTTTATCCAATACCCCCACAAGTTGGAGTAAATGTCAAAAACTCCAAAATTGGACGTGAAATGATGAAAATGTCAATAAccagattaaaaaaaacaagataaggTCTTTTTTTTAGAGGCGGTAAGATAAGGTTCTAGTAGAATTTATAAAGAGAAGATACaactataattttataaatcGGTTTTATACGGATGTGTTTGATCCATTATAGTCAATTATGGATAGCGATGCGTAGCAATCGATCCTAAAAAATGGATAACGTGATAGCGTAAACAGTATGATAAATAGCGGTCATcgtattttttgtataaattacatgaataatattataaaaaggaAATGCTAATGAGTGCCCTTGGAACATCATAGAAAATATGGGGGTTAGGATTGGATAACGACGCTCTAGCAATACTATAAGCAACCTTATTTGCTTGCCTCCGAACATACGACACTACAAAGTCGGGTTTATCTAACAATAGATTCCTACATTGTGATATGATATCTCGGAACTCATTGCTAGGAACATTTGAAACAGAAAGTGCATCAACTAGGGACTTGCAATCTGATTCAAAGCAAACAATGTGCAATCCCTTTGATACTGCCATTTTGATAGATTCAAGCAAACCAATGGATTCTGCTTCTAGTATCGTGGCGGTGAAATGTGACACATCTGATTTTTCAAATAATAGTTGACCCGAGGAGTCTCTAAAGCACATACCGTATCCCATGATAGAGTTGTCGTTGAAGGTAGCTGCATCGACGTTACACTTTATCACACCAATCGGAGGTTTTGACCAAGTAAAGGTATGATCTAAGTTGCGTTCTTGAATTTTGACTCTTTGCATACAAGTCCATTCATGGAGAGCATCCTTGGCACGGTTGACAATGAAGGTGGGAGAGGTGTCAGTGGACTCTCAAAGTTTAGTGTTGTGGCTCTTCCATAGGCTCCAAAGGGTCATAGCGGTTAGTGTTTGTTGTTGCGTCGATAGCCTGCCAAGTAAGTCAAACAACATTACAGTAAAGTCATTAGCCTCGTGGAGTAGCTCATATACAATATTATCAATGCCAATTATGCTCCAACAAGCTGCAActtttgaacaaacaaaaaatgtatgCATCTGCGTTTCAGCCAAGAGATTGCAAGACATGCAAGTATCATCACAAGGAATACCACGGTTGATAAGATTGGTGCGTGTAGGAAGACATTGGTGACCTAAGCCCCAAAGGAAGGATCGAACCCGGTGTGGAACTTTTAGGTTCCGTAGGAACTGCCATGGAACACTACCTTGCATAGGGACGGATGCATGAAGAAGGTCGATACAGATTCGGTAAGCGGACTTGACCGTATAGGACCCATCTGTTGTTACCTTCCAAATGCGAGAATCTTCTCTTAAGCGTGCATAAATAGGAGTGGTGAGAACAGCAGCTGCATCCGATTGATTAAAGATAGAATTTACCATTGCATGATTCCAAGAGTTCAAACCCGGATTCAACAAATGATTCACTGTGAGATCTTCATAATAAAGTGGTGGACGAGTAGAAGGCTTGAGGGAGGGGAGGTTACGGATCCAAGGCATATTCCACACATTAATTTTCGTACCGTCACCAATTTTCCATCTATAACCCAAAGTAAGCAAATGTTGAGTACTCCAAAGATTCCTCCAAGTAAAGCTTGGATTATGACCGAGGGAGGCATCCAAGAAATCCCTTCGTGGAAAGTATTTGTCTTTGAGGACACGAGTAAGTAAGGAGGTAGAGTCGGTCAAGAGTTTCCAACTTTGCTTACCAAGCATAGAGAGATTAAATGCTTCCATATCACAAAAGCCTAGATCTCCATGACTTTTGTGTAGAGTActcacaaatttataatttatataacaCTCAAATGTCATAAAACATTCATAAATCAAAGCATCAAAATACAGAAGACAGAGGAacaattattaacaaaaaaaaaaaaaagaggaacaaataaaaaaaaatcataaaataagagaaacaataaaacaaaagaaaacataggacgaaaaaaattgagaaagaaaaaaatgaaaacaaataaagagaggacaaagaagaagaaaatagagaaagagaaCATAGATCATGTGAGTTGAGAACAtagaaaagagagaagagatcTCTAAGTCGTGTTTTCCAGTTTGTTGTGTTTCAAGGCACAAATGAGAAGATAGAAagatttgaaaaaatgttagggtttacgaaattttcaaaatgtaaaaaaaaaaaaaggttttaaaaatatgGTCAATTTGGAAATTTCCTAGTAAAATCAAATAGTCGCTGAAGCATTCGATTTCTGCTCCATTCTGACATTATAGCACCTGAAGTGGCCACTATTTGATTTTGCACTGCTAGCGGTTCATCGCCGCTATGCCACGTGCGACCGTTATTGGTAGTTATTGACTACTTTGGTTTGACCCAATATAAAAACGTCATATAGTATCAAGTTTATGAATAAAAACCTTGTGTGCCATCAAAGCTTATCGAATCGGATCACCGTCTATTTATATACACGCACCAAGCTACATTGATAAAAGATAAGGTATGATTAGTGTTTATAATGAGATGTacaaaaaaaagagtttataaTGAgttactgtaacaccccgtttttccaacttaaaaatttcataaacatttatcagagtaaacaacatataacgggatatcagacttcttaaaaatcttaaatagataaataataatttatccttcaacataattcatcaacgTCATAGCAGCGgataaaatcatcataaattgtcttggcacgcaggcctcataaaaatcatctcataagttcagttaaacaacataaaaacatagcatatacgcaaaggaaagagaaatagccactaaagatcccctctcgttacgtatcagagcaacctaagactcaatgaggaaaggccactcacgacagcaacctattcttgatcacctgcaagttactcatacgaagagcaacatttccaagcagaaggggtgagatttcacaaaacaataatattaagcatataattcaacaattatatttaacaacataaaaacatcttattattcatcatagataataatatatcataaatcacttcgttaacaattcatatgagtaatcacaacttcacaacttatcatcttcgactcgacaaatgcaactatccaacttagacctcttatatgcatgtggtaccaatacagggcatcaagccctcatcgctatttgagtattaatatacttccagggcatcaagcccccatcgctatttgagctaaagctccatcctgttgagtacaaagctccagggcatcaagcccccaacagtgaaatgctaatgcatggacttgacctcttaaacatcttaattcgacaacctcttatataatccaataatttggaaacatcatcatcttcatcaacttagaccgactcatgcagcatagttaaataacaatagcaacataggcagtatacaaaacagcatgacatattgatatcaaatgcaagtcaacaacatcttaaatattcaattatactTCAAATAATGtacataacattatatcacatcgtaatcaacatcaacatatcttaaacaacttcacatattataattaacatcatcattaagtcttaatactaccccaaggttcaactctcaacgactcgtgcaacaaaggtcgcaaaaacctaacaagtcactctgtttctaggtcactcgcgaggcgagggcctctgctcgctgtggcgagttcaggtcagaatcccaCAAGTTTCATTCTAAATCTTTCCAGGtccaatctcatcctacattctttcctaatcattattagacatgttcaggctttcaaaagcatctaaggatcaactcaaaagtcaaaatcacgaaatcttgcatgctctctagTCAATCTCGCAAGGcggggaaaggttgctcgcgtggcgagcgatgaagttcatcactcgccgtgacGAGGATCgtggctcgggaggcgagcgatgaatgtctctacgggcagaagtgcagtttttcacaaaaatcaccaattctcatggttttaagcctaacattgattccagaattcatcataatcattatctaaggtctagggacaatttctacatcaatctaacaacttttcaccgtttaatcatcaattctatagttttgacctagtttccgattcctcttaaattcatcctaaatcatgttaaacctaaccattgaatcacagacttaatagaattgcaaagttagtctcacccttaccttagaatgtgaaaatcgcagcccctctaggtcttctcccttatcttggctttttctcccttttctccaaaaacgatcgtacgtacaaatgtttttctctaaactaggtttccctatttatatatcctccatctatcttatcttatttctctttctcccccaacactctataaaatctcaaaacaacccctaaactcaatatttattttattttcaaatcttattttagtaaacaataaaataagtcacaactcctcataaatctcataaaatcacctccatcatataaatcatataaatcacacatatattatataaatataatataaactcatcttaataaattctagactcaattaaataattaaataattcgaaacggaCGTTATAGTTACATTCTTCATACTCTCACCAACCGATTTTGTAAGAGTAAGTTAGGACTAATATAAAGTCTTACGGTGGCTACAAGTTCACAATATTCGACTTCAAACGAGGAGAGAGATACAATGATTTATTTCTTTGACTTCTATGAAATGGGAGAGTTGTCAAGGAAGATACACCAGCTAGTGGTAGATCGACAAGTTTTAGGGAAGTAGGCCAATCAAAACCACTAAAAGCTTTGAGTTGAATTGATTTGGATAGGGTCATTAAAAATGATGGAAGAAGCAACTAATTGACCTTAGTTTTAAAGAACCGAAGTAAGAATACAAAAATTGTGCGTAGGGAATGCATCAAAAAAGTAAACCCTATCTTATCAGAAGTTTCATTCTTTTGAGTAAGGATTCCAATCTAAAATTTGTGTCAAAAAGTAAACCCTAACTATTGTTGTGCGTGCTTGAGTCCAACAAGAACGATACTTATAAATCATAAGAATGATAACAAGTGGAAGATATGAGATGTGGCATTTCTAGTTTGTCGGTGGTCGAGGGGAAGGCGACCATGGGGGAAGAGGCAGGTTGTTGAGAAGTATGGTAGAGCCcgataaaaagataaatatattgatttaaaaattaatagaatGAAGAAGTAGATTACAATGAACATTGTATATAGTAATCCTAAAATAACTAATATCATAACCAACTAACAACAAATCACAACTAACTTTTAACTACTTTAAACAATGTTAAACTAAGTATACCAAATCTCTAATTGTATTTAATAGAGTAGATGGTCGAAAAAATATTATGAGCTTCAGTTAAGAGTATTTTCTTAAATCATTCTTCTATGATAAATGCTCTTATTCAACATGAGGACTGTCATGTCCTTCCTCATATTTGTGGCATCCACCGACTGATGATTATATCAAAGTTAACGTGGATGGTTCTTTCTTTGGCAACCAAGGTAGTGCGGGTTTTAGTGGTCTCTTGAGAGACTCTAATGGGATTTGGATTCATGGTTTTTCTGGTTCTTGTGGTACAACATCTAATATATTTGCTGAACTCTCAACCATTTGGGTAGGTCTTCAGTTGGCAACGGACATTGgtcataaatttattatttttgagtttGACTCTAAAAATGTTATGGATTTGATTGAAGATGTTCATAACTCTAATTTTCATCCTCGTTGGACTATTCTTTCTCTCATTAGAAAACTCTCATCTCCTCTATAACACACTATTTTACATATGCCTTGACGGAAGGCAATGAATGTGATGATCGACTAGTTAAATTTGAGGCTACAAATGTCACTCATTAACCACATGGACTTCTCCGTTCTAATTAATTCTCACTCTATTACCCAACTCCTCCGAAGTCTTTAGACAACCAAGTTGACCAGTTTGTCTTTCTTTTTCccaatgataaaagaaaaatatttaaaaacaatgTTACTAAATGAATATAATTCTTAAATTTtatgtatttaaaaattaattataaactaTAAATGCTTACGAATATCGTTTgattagtttattatttttgatgttattttGCAATAGAggatcattttttaatatttgaacatGACCTCTGATTCTATCAGAATCGCACTGTTCTTTACTTTAACCTTCTTTTCTCTAACTTTCATTCCTTCCAACTTTTTTTCCGATCTAAACAAAGCCTAAAACCAAACACTCCTAATAAAGATCATATATTACTGAAATTAACATACGAATTTTGAAGAACTAACTTTATTCCTTAGTCAGAGTTTCACAGATTTGTATTATGTTTCCATAAAATCGCATAAGTTCACCAACAAAAATTCGTTACCGACAAGCATAGCATTGATGATTGACGTACCATCTCACTATTTGTTTGTTATATACTTTGCTCCCTTTCTCTAAAAAAGATACATCACTTGTGCCACAAACCAACATAAATCCAAACTTCATAAACATGAAAACCGTTCTATTGAAAGTTATGTTACATGAATGAAATCTATGAAAGTTATTTTAATTCCTATCCATAAAACTCCCTAAAACATTTCCTAGACAGAAAAACAATGATTAAGAATTGCCTTGTATTTCAGCAAATGTTAACATCCTCTTTGGATTCACCATTAGTAGGgtagttttttactttttagcaCTCATCATCATCTCACTATAACCTAACATTTTGGAAGTTCTTTTTGGTATAATCCTACTTTTCCAACACAACTTTGcattttaatagtttttgttCAGCACCATGGAAGCATAACCCCACTACATAGTGCGTTACAAATGAAGAACACTATGCTAAATCTAGACAACCTCTTCACTGACAATTGTTCTTAATCTTATGATAGGATATTGATGCAATTGCAGTGTCAGATCAGAAAGCAGAATTTCACATGCATTGTCTTTGGATAAGATTAGAAAGTAAAATTCCTAAAAACAGGATTAGACATTAACAATTGTCATTATCTTTTCTAACTAATCCAACCGTCATTTTCATTAACTAATTAATTGAGCTAACAGCTCTTACAAACACACAAAAAGTGCTGTTAATTTATACACTAATTTTTTATCCTACAATATTGATTCAGACCTTTGAACAGAAGctagtattattaattgatatttTGTACACAGAATCAACTTAGGATTCTCAATTTAATATATCTATACTATTCTCTGAACAGAATACTCTTTTGGATCGATGTGAATTAATTGCATGAATAAATTTTGGGTTTTTCGAAATTTATAAGAGTAAGAAGTAAAATGACAAagcacaaaaaaacaaaacctcATAGCCCAATCAACTTCATGTGGGTTCACTCTGCCATGACTCTGCTAACTATACAGGAAAAAAGGGTATAATCGTCTGCTAACTTTTGTCACTATTATCGCATAAGATTTTTAAGTCGGtccatcaaaaataaaaatttctattataatatttttccctatgcacaaaaatatataaaatttaaaaataaaattacaattagtgtctttttttttttcttttcttctaatTCTAAAATCTTGCATTCTCAAAGCCATGTAAATCACTAACTCTATTCATAGACTTTCTCATGATAGCAACTTTAGCCAATCTCTCAGCAGCTCTCCAAGCCGATGTCGGCGTAAGCGGCTCTAATTTCTCCTCGGAGCGACTATTCCTCCGCCTTTGATTTTGCCCTTGAGTTCGTTGTTGCTCTCGACGCTTTTGAAGCTCAGCTTGCTCAACTTCAAGCCAACGCAAGTATTCCTCCTCGACCGGCTTGGTAGATTGCAAAAATAGAGCTCGAGCCGAAGAAAGCAAATGATAAGCTCCAGACACATCGCTATGTTGAGCGAGCCGATTAGACTCGGCTACGGCTCGTATAGTGACATGGAAATTTCTGAGCCCTTCGATCTGAGAAGATCGAACGGTGTGGGGACGAGGAATCAACATTGCTTGCTCAAAGGGTTTCACAATCTCACGAGTTACTGTGTCACGGTAAGAAGATAAAACTGTTAAAACATGGTGGGACCCAGCTGACACAGCCGGCACTTTAAGCTCCAATAATAACTCCCTTTCTTCTTCAGCGTATAAATCACCAATTTTAATTGAACCCGGTTCAATTGGAGCGGGTTTACCCGCGAGTGAGTACACTGCCGCAATCTCAACCGGACGCGCGCGTGAAACAATCTTTAACTGAATCTTAACATCCTGAGCCACCACGGTTAATAAACTGTTTATACACTTCGAAAGAATTTCATCTGGTAGCGCGTGTGTACACTCGCTTTCTTTAGGAAAACGAACCGCGTGAATTGGAACTTCCATGTTCGAAAGGCGCGTGGATGAAACCAGTGATATTTTCTGAAACGACGCGTTCACGGCGCGTGAATCAACAATATCAGAGAGAACAACGATGCAGGCGACGGGGTTTTTTTCACGGCGATCTTCAAGAACTTTTGCTGCCTTTTTCAACGCATCATTCTTCGCTGGAACAGCGTCTCTAATTTGATCAATAGCGGCGAGTGCTTCGACAATTCGACGCGCCGATCTCTGTCCACCACCGGTCATTCTTTTCAACGGTAACAATCTTTTCGATCCACCGGAAAATGCCACAATCGATAAACGATCAGTAGCATTCAAAGAAGAAATCACAAGTCTCATCGTATTCTTCATCAAACGAAGCTTCTGACCTGACATAGCTCCACCAACATCAAGAACAATAACAACATCCACCGGAGCACGACGCAAAACCTTCACCGGCGCTGGCGCCGGAGTTTTCAacttcaaaacaacaacataagtcTCATAATTCCGATTCGCAGCAACAACAGCAGTTTCCGGCAACAAACACACCTCAAGATTCTTCCTAACCACCGGCGAAGAACGATTAACATTAAAACCTTGAAACTGAAcattatcatcatcttcatcttcttcagtTTCGTTTTCCGATTCAGGAATAGGATTGAATCTCGATAACGAAGTTGGTGACATAAGAGGTTCATCATCATTGTAGACTTTGAAATTTCTTGAATCTCTGTTTTCGTTCTTTTCGTGTTGAATTGAAAGCACCGGTAGTTCCTTCCAATTCGTACCACAAACTGGACACACGTGCAAAGGTTGCTTCGTCACGTGAGTTGATATACAAGGAAAATGAAAAGTGTGAGAACATTCA
Above is a genomic segment from Medicago truncatula cultivar Jemalong A17 chromosome 5, MtrunA17r5.0-ANR, whole genome shotgun sequence containing:
- the LOC25495007 gene encoding probable E3 ubiquitin-protein ligase EDA40, which codes for MVTGWRKAFCTSIPRDKEPKITTEKKHHQHCENSSTNQSPRITSKFGFFSNPSTPRTQSQPSSTGSSTLRCKTSISSTTCSVPNSPKLQCNNHNPKTPKSFTNPNSPKSPSSFSFLKNTLRLSKNRCGICMQSVKSGQGTAIFTAECSHTFHFPCISTHVTKQPLHVCPVCGTNWKELPVLSIQHEKNENRDSRNFKVYNDDEPLMSPTSLSRFNPIPESENETEEDEDDDNVQFQGFNVNRSSPVVRKNLEVCLLPETAVVAANRNYETYVVVLKLKTPAPAPVKVLRRAPVDVVIVLDVGGAMSGQKLRLMKNTMRLVISSLNATDRLSIVAFSGGSKRLLPLKRMTGGGQRSARRIVEALAAIDQIRDAVPAKNDALKKAAKVLEDRREKNPVACIVVLSDIVDSRAVNASFQKISLVSSTRLSNMEVPIHAVRFPKESECTHALPDEILSKCINSLLTVVAQDVKIQLKIVSRARPVEIAAVYSLAGKPAPIEPGSIKIGDLYAEEERELLLELKVPAVSAGSHHVLTVLSSYRDTVTREIVKPFEQAMLIPRPHTVRSSQIEGLRNFHVTIRAVAESNRLAQHSDVSGAYHLLSSARALFLQSTKPVEEEYLRWLEVEQAELQKRREQQRTQGQNQRRRNSRSEEKLEPLTPTSAWRAAERLAKVAIMRKSMNRVSDLHGFENARF